TCAACCACGTGTGTGTAGATTCTTACTCATAATTATGAAGTacaccacacttatgaataggaaactATGTGAttcttaggaaactctcactttcttggaaatccaatATCGTTCCACTTGAGTCTTGGCTCTATGTTCCTTCGCATCTAATCCTTTTGTTCTGATTATAGGAAATTAATTCTTGAAGAATAGCCACTCAAAGACTTGATGAAGACATTTCCAATACGGGAGCTCTTCCTGAGGAATTCAAGTCCCTCATCTTGAGGAAATTGAAATGATGACCAAGATCCAGTCAATCCTCCTCCATTGATGGATGGTGACATAAAGGCTGCCTTTCTCCAAATGACCCAAGTCATTATTACTCAACTCAAGATCAAGCCATGACGACCTAAGCTAATTGGGAGGTTGTACCCTGAGCAAACCAACATGTTGGTACTATGGCCTCCCGTTTGATggatttcatgaggatgaatcctcctactttacATGGATCCAAAGTTGAGGAAGACCCCTAAGAGTCATTGATAAAACCTACCAGATCCTCTATACTATGGGGTTGGCTACTAGTGAGAAAGTCGAGTTAGCCACTTACTAACTCAAAGATGTGTCCCAAACTTGGTACGTtcaatggagagacaataggaCTTTAAGAGGTGGACCAGTGACTTCGGAGATTTTCAAGAAGAATTTTCTTAATAGGTTTTTTCCTAGGTAGAAGAGTGAAGCCAAAGTGTAGGAAATCATCAACCTTCGttaaggaggtatgagtgtacttaaatactttttgatatttattaaattgtcaaagtatgctccttctttggttttcgatcctagagatgaaatgaacaactttgtggTGGGAGTGTCGGATAACTTTAAGGAAGAATAATGTTCGGATATGCTACATGATTatatgaacatttctcatcTGATGGTTCATTCTCAACAAGTGGTAGAGACAAGGGTtaagagaaagagtagagatGTCAAGAGGGCAATGTCCTTTGGTGGTGGTTCTTCAAATGGTAGTCTTGACATTCAAGACAAGACTAGGTTTAAGAAGATGtcttctaatcaagttcctacAAAATTTTCTATGGCTCGTGATGATTGGGTTTCTAACCCTAAGTCTCAAAACGGAAGACGTACTAGTTGACCAAACAAGAAGTCGACTTGTGGAAAGTGTCACAAAAAGTATTATGGCAATTGCCTTGTTGGGATAGACAATTGTTTTGGGTAGCAAGAGTAgccacaaggttagggattgccCAAATGTGAGGGGGAAAGACAAAGATAGTGGGAAATATCAAGCTAGTTGTTCTAAGGTGGATCCTCCAAAGAAGAATTACTTTAATGCACTtcgctctaggggtgaacaagagagttctcccgatgtggtgaccggtatgttacaagtcttatCTATTGATGGATATGGTTTACTTGATCCAGGTGCTAtattatcttttgttactccaTTAATACctagaaagtttgatattttgtcCGATATTTTAAATGAGCCTTTCATTGTACCTATCCAGTAGGAGAATCGATGGTTGCTAAGAGGGTGTACAAAATTTTTCccataatgttgcccaatagagttacttatgTTGAATTAGTAGATATTTATATGGCcaattttgatgtaattttgggatggattggtttcatgatttttttccttccattgattgtagaattaggattgtcaagttcaattttccaaatgaacccattttagagTGAAAGGGGGAGAgggaattctattcctagaggtagTATCATCTTTTGTCTTaaagcttgtaaaatgatctcaaaatgGTGTCTATATCACATAGTGAGggtcaaagatttagactccgaaaATCCTCACATTGAGTTAGTCCCCATAGTATGGGAATTTCTtaaggtctttcctaatgattcTCCCGTAATTCCTCCCGAtcaggaaattgattttggtattaaCTTTCTATCGGATTCAAattccatttcaattcctccttataaaATGTCTCCGgtcgaattgaaagagttgaaggctcaattcaaatatttacaagacaaaggcttcattagaccttgtatttctccatgggtgctcccattttatttgtgaagaagaaggatgagtcCCTTAGAatgcattgattatcgccaactcagTAAAGTCACTGTTAAGAACacgtatcctctccctcggattgatgacttctttaatcaactccaaggggcaagctatttttctaagattgacttgagattggggtatcaccaacttagggcgAGAGgggaggatataccaaagatgGCATTTCAGACTAGATATGATAACTATGATTtattagtaatgtcctttggtctcactaatgccctGACAACATTTATgaatctcatgaatagggtgtttcaaagttacctagattcatttgtcattgttttcattgatgacatcttggtatacTCGATcaatgagggtgaacacatggacCACTTGAAGGTGGTGTTGCAAGTGCTTAAGGAGGACCAACTATTTTCCAAGTACAGCAAAAGTAAGCTTTGGTTTAGTGTGTTGGTGTTTCTTGGTAATATAATCTCTAGTGAGGGGTTTGAAGTTGATCCAAAGAAAACCGAGGCaatgaaaaattggcctaggcCATTGATTCCAatcgacattaggagtttcttgagtctagtgggttattataggaggtttgtaGATGGATTTgagtccattgcatctcccttgactactttgacccaaaagagtgtgaaatttgagtggtcgtagtcatgtgaaagaagcttccaaatcttgaaagataggcttacttccgctctAGTGTTGACATTACTGGAGGGTACCAAGGGTttcattgtatattgtgatgcatcctgagtgggtttagggtgtgtgcttataCAACATGGTAAAGTAGTAGCATATGCCTCTatacaacttaaggtgcattaGAAGAATTATACAACTCATGGTCTTAAGTTAGAGGCTTtagtattttccttgaaaatatagaGAGATTACTTGGATGGTGTTCATATTGATGTGTATgccgaccacaagagtcttcaatatgtgtttactcaaaaggagttgaatcttcgaCAAAAAAGGtggttgaaaattttgaaagattatAACATGAGTGTTCTCAACCACCTCGACAAGGCAaatgtggttgtggatgctATAAGTGGTATGACcgtgggtagtgtgtctcatgtagaagaagccaagaaagatctagtgaaagatgttcataggttggctcgttTGG
The sequence above is a segment of the Solanum lycopersicum chromosome 10, SLM_r2.1 genome. Coding sequences within it:
- the LOC138338824 gene encoding uncharacterized protein, encoding MLHDYMNISHLMVHSQQVVETRVKRKSRDVKRAMSFGGGSSNGSLDIQDKTRFKKMSSNQVPTKFSMARDDWTIVLGSKSSHKVRDCPNVRGKDKDSGKYQASCSKVDPPKKNYFNALRSRGEQESSPDVVTGMLQVLSIDGYGLLDPGAILSFVTPLIPRKFDILSDILNEPFIVPIQ